From Nitrospiria bacterium, one genomic window encodes:
- a CDS encoding translocation/assembly module TamB domain-containing protein: protein MYKKSLIALLALALLVLSLHLLLRGGLFSERLTRFAEARIQGLTGTPVTVRRVTLSLLPTAVVLDGVVLPSPETGRPPLAVQRIRVWISPWSLLTQVTFIKKVRLIGPDIVLRIGHDSILPIHPDRAIGPPASQGGSSRKLTWVIRQIEIQDGRLELQRPSGEPFLKLAQWEGSVNPDLLMENFQVALSAKGVAVDADDFHKKLDSMTAQLAIRANELEIRSLTLTDAASHYAVSGTIQNLTQPRLALSVDAAFPLNDLDSLLPKQFPMSGSARFAGHVVGPVSDPTVRGNLSVSNWAVSSKPVGGLKTVFLYQDHAFAFSDLSADIFGGTLSGEIRLSTAELSKPGGPVPYGVSVQFAGLDLSGLLSVLNFKPYAFSQRLEGAVDLEGRIKEMRFDLQTLSGKGRLRLVQKETNPPASPSGKTPSGSETALIGWLSRLREASTGFQIGSGTLSLEKTFARTDRSSLTVEGRIRTEGPIALDATLESADLSELAALAPSIPMGGGFKLSGRLTGTLKDPVFKGTGQLRDVQLRGRHFEAVDSDLFYQNRTIRFTRAVVQEKAARYEIKGLVSFNPADGRPGPFFDLSAKIRQGDPREVIALFTKELPIELPATGDLTAQGVPSQFRLEARLKAGSGSLFGQAMDEGNVTMVLTPDRIVFKTARARKGETELTGQGWIAFAGEFEFSAETSRARLEDFETGMKNPGLFRGPLTGRISGSGSFQDPRFKTQLSFLEVVYQNQSLGAGTLSAEFKNHRVTADFQLARGVTGSGEMEWAPGYPYRIRLALDNVDLKPWLGSAVPNLTAVNRFTTSGTLTADGRLDPSGGAGPEALNTTDAEIHLTALTFEVSDYVVTNDGDIQLELRQGSVAIQSLKLKGPGTTLTVSGDLRLFKSYNFFVNGEADLDLFRIFTKEITYGKGLADLALQVSDRWDDPKIRGGLIINDGVVKSASLNQTITIASVNFSFNERQVLLETFDAKVGGGRLQAGGRIDLVRFVPSRFALNLEITGSRINPIAGLTALVDASLFFQSDTKTQSLSGEVQIHRADYDRRLDWQTWVLELVKQDKSESTPVPGWLKDLALNVQIQGKDNIWINNNLAKLPLEVDLVLKGTVNRPILLGRVEAKGGSFSFRQNDFKIVSGTVDFVNPDRIRPVVDVRATTRVTSTNANYDVDLSLVGPVDKFDLTLTSNPPLADQNDILCLLNFRRPCKEVEATSKEIGTGEASALAAGAIEDIITDKVAAFWGIDRIQVNPYYSSTKAGSVPMITVSKQLLDNKLYVTYAVTIDPSQEQIVQMEYALNKNVSLLGGRDELGRVGGDLKFHFEFR from the coding sequence TTGTATAAAAAATCGCTCATCGCGCTTCTGGCCCTTGCCCTGCTGGTCCTGTCCCTTCATCTTCTTCTGCGCGGCGGATTATTCTCCGAGCGGCTGACGCGTTTCGCGGAAGCGCGGATTCAAGGTCTGACCGGGACGCCGGTCACCGTGCGCCGCGTCACCCTGAGCCTCCTTCCCACCGCCGTGGTTTTGGACGGGGTGGTGCTCCCCTCCCCCGAAACGGGCCGCCCCCCCCTTGCCGTCCAGCGGATCCGGGTTTGGATTTCTCCCTGGTCCCTTTTGACGCAGGTGACCTTCATCAAAAAGGTTCGCCTGATCGGCCCGGACATCGTCCTGCGGATCGGGCACGATTCCATCCTGCCGATCCATCCGGATCGTGCCATCGGGCCGCCGGCTTCGCAAGGAGGGTCTTCCAGAAAACTAACCTGGGTGATCCGCCAGATTGAAATCCAAGACGGACGTCTGGAGTTGCAACGGCCCTCCGGCGAGCCGTTCCTGAAACTGGCGCAATGGGAAGGAAGCGTCAACCCGGATCTCCTGATGGAGAATTTTCAAGTGGCCCTGTCCGCGAAGGGCGTGGCGGTGGACGCCGACGACTTCCACAAAAAACTGGATTCGATGACGGCCCAATTGGCCATCCGGGCGAACGAGTTGGAAATCCGTTCGTTAACCCTGACCGATGCCGCGTCGCATTATGCCGTCAGCGGAACGATCCAAAACCTGACCCAGCCGCGACTGGCGCTGTCGGTAGACGCCGCCTTCCCATTGAACGACCTGGATTCTCTTCTGCCCAAACAATTCCCGATGTCCGGGTCGGCCCGATTCGCCGGCCATGTGGTCGGGCCGGTTTCCGATCCCACGGTCAGAGGCAACCTCTCGGTTTCAAACTGGGCCGTTTCTTCAAAACCGGTCGGCGGACTGAAGACCGTATTCCTGTACCAAGATCACGCCTTCGCCTTCTCCGATCTCTCGGCGGACATCTTTGGGGGAACGCTGTCCGGAGAGATCCGGCTGTCGACGGCCGAACTTTCAAAGCCCGGCGGACCCGTCCCGTACGGTGTATCGGTTCAATTCGCCGGCTTGGATTTATCCGGCCTTCTTTCCGTTCTGAACTTCAAACCTTATGCCTTTTCGCAACGGCTTGAAGGCGCCGTCGACCTGGAGGGTCGGATCAAGGAAATGCGTTTTGACCTTCAAACCCTTTCCGGAAAAGGCCGCCTGCGTCTCGTCCAAAAAGAAACAAACCCTCCCGCCTCGCCTTCGGGGAAAACCCCGTCCGGATCGGAAACCGCGCTGATCGGATGGTTGTCCCGGCTCCGTGAAGCCTCGACCGGATTTCAGATCGGTTCCGGCACTCTTTCCCTCGAGAAAACGTTTGCGCGCACCGACCGATCTTCCCTGACGGTCGAAGGCCGGATTCGAACCGAGGGACCGATCGCGCTCGATGCGACGCTGGAGAGCGCCGACCTTTCAGAGCTCGCGGCCTTGGCCCCATCCATCCCCATGGGAGGTGGTTTCAAACTCTCCGGAAGACTGACGGGCACACTGAAAGATCCCGTCTTCAAAGGAACCGGCCAGTTGCGCGATGTTCAGCTGCGGGGCCGGCATTTCGAGGCCGTCGATTCGGACCTGTTCTATCAAAACAGGACGATCCGATTCACGCGGGCCGTCGTTCAAGAAAAAGCGGCCCGCTACGAGATCAAAGGACTCGTCTCGTTTAATCCGGCCGATGGCCGACCGGGTCCCTTTTTCGATCTCTCGGCCAAGATCCGGCAGGGCGACCCGCGGGAAGTCATCGCCCTTTTTACAAAGGAACTGCCGATCGAGCTCCCGGCCACGGGCGATCTTACCGCCCAGGGGGTTCCGTCCCAGTTCCGGCTCGAGGCCCGTCTTAAGGCCGGTTCGGGATCCCTCTTCGGTCAGGCGATGGATGAAGGAAATGTCACGATGGTTCTGACCCCCGACCGGATCGTTTTCAAGACAGCCCGCGCCCGGAAAGGCGAGACGGAACTGACCGGACAGGGCTGGATCGCGTTTGCCGGCGAATTCGAGTTCTCGGCCGAAACCTCCCGGGCCCGTCTGGAGGATTTCGAAACGGGGATGAAAAATCCCGGCCTTTTTCGGGGACCGCTGACCGGCCGGATCAGCGGTTCCGGTTCGTTTCAGGACCCCCGCTTCAAAACGCAGCTTTCATTTCTGGAAGTCGTCTATCAGAATCAGTCCCTCGGGGCCGGAACTCTTTCGGCCGAGTTCAAGAACCATCGAGTGACGGCCGATTTTCAGCTCGCGAGGGGGGTGACCGGTTCCGGAGAGATGGAATGGGCGCCCGGTTATCCTTACCGGATCCGTCTCGCTCTCGACAACGTCGATCTCAAGCCATGGCTGGGTTCGGCCGTTCCGAATCTGACGGCCGTGAACCGTTTCACGACCAGCGGAACCCTGACGGCCGACGGCCGACTCGATCCGTCCGGCGGCGCGGGCCCGGAGGCGTTGAACACGACGGACGCCGAGATTCATCTGACCGCGCTGACGTTTGAGGTCTCGGACTATGTCGTCACGAACGACGGCGATATTCAGCTCGAACTTCGCCAGGGAAGCGTCGCGATTCAATCGCTGAAGCTCAAAGGACCCGGCACCACCTTGACGGTGTCCGGCGACCTGCGGCTGTTCAAGAGCTACAACTTTTTTGTCAACGGCGAAGCCGATCTGGACCTGTTTCGGATCTTCACGAAGGAAATCACCTATGGAAAAGGGCTGGCCGATCTGGCGCTCCAGGTCTCGGATCGATGGGACGATCCTAAAATCCGCGGGGGATTGATCATCAACGACGGGGTGGTGAAGAGCGCCTCGCTGAACCAGACGATCACCATCGCCTCCGTCAATTTTTCGTTCAACGAGCGGCAGGTGCTCCTGGAAACCTTCGATGCGAAAGTCGGCGGCGGACGGCTCCAGGCCGGCGGGCGCATCGATCTGGTCCGGTTTGTCCCGTCGCGCTTCGCCTTGAACCTGGAAATCACGGGCAGCCGCATCAATCCCATCGCCGGGCTCACGGCGCTTGTCGACGCCTCCCTGTTCTTTCAAAGCGACACCAAGACCCAGTCGTTGTCCGGAGAGGTCCAAATCCATCGGGCCGATTATGACCGGCGGCTGGACTGGCAGACCTGGGTCCTGGAACTGGTCAAGCAGGATAAAAGTGAATCCACGCCGGTGCCGGGTTGGCTGAAGGACCTGGCTTTGAACGTCCAGATCCAGGGCAAGGACAACATCTGGATCAATAATAATCTGGCCAAGCTTCCCCTGGAGGTCGATCTCGTGCTCAAGGGAACGGTCAACCGGCCGATCTTGCTGGGACGGGTGGAAGCGAAGGGCGGGTCGTTTTCGTTCCGTCAGAACGATTTCAAGATCGTCTCGGGCACGGTCGATTTCGTGAACCCGGACCGGATCCGGCCGGTCGTGGATGTGCGGGCCACCACGCGGGTGACGTCCACCAACGCCAACTACGACGTCGACCTCAGCCTGGTCGGTCCGGTCGACAAATTCGACCTCACGCTCACCTCCAACCCGCCGCTGGCGGATCAGAACGACATCCTCTGCCTGTTGAACTTCCGACGGCCCTGCAAGGAAGTCGAGGCAACCTCAAAGGAGATCGGCACCGGCGAGGCGTCGGCCCTGGCGGCCGGCGCGATCGAGGACATCATCACGGACAAGGTCGCGGCGTTCTGGGGAATCGACCGAATCCAGGTGAATCCCTACTATTCCTCCACCAAAGCGGGAAGCGTGCCCATGATCACGGTCTCCAAACAACTGCTGGACAACAAGCTGTACGTCACGTACGCCGTTACGATCGACCCTTCCCAGGAGCAGATCGTCCAGATGGAGTACGCCCTCAACAAGAACGTTTCGCTCCTCGGGGGGCGGGATGAACTCGGCCGGGTGGGAGGCGATTTGAAATTTCATTTCGAGTTCCGGTAA
- the bamA gene encoding outer membrane protein assembly factor BamA translates to MTLEALSRLTGVRTGIPYTGRMVRQSLDSLYATGLFTDVAVEVSPIEGGVAVVYQFTEKTFLSDLQIKGNRVFWKRTLAAAMGLQIGEEFTQERWESAIANLLNFLQRQGYFRAKLETDVAQVPGTNQIKVTVRVSEGSRAKIRETKFTGRTAYSNLRLWSLIRSNGGEYYRADVLDGDMNRLETLYRENGYLKAVIGPPEVRYDDAADEVAITISIEAGTRLKIRFEGNDPFRESDLMPLLLFGEERSYDDAVFRASADRLAEYYRANGFPFAKVDYTQQELPAEGELEGVFKIETGNFACLRTVLFVGNTFFTADALHEFIQTRAGNIFFCGLVKPDQLDSDVKILRARYHEQGFQDVKIEARVEYNGAKTLAYLIFAVAEGPRTIIADIQFEGYRALTLKQLRQAIHLHPGQPYDEIPLRRDQEEILVLYHQNGHVYAQADPQLNFSEDRTRVTIRYRISEDRQLRIGRIFLSGNTFTKDGVILRELQVKPGDAYDESRIQISRRRIQQLGFLGNVRLEPVTPLNPKSEETVKDMRLTVQENPTKSLDLGVGYADVEQLRGFIQVTHLNLWGTGRSLSLRAEGSGIERTYSTTYIEPWLFGLPMQGRLVAYDQLQVRPAYNLTTIGSTAGVEKNLTPRIKTSLQYQFEVNRFKRGVELLDEDKRSNIASLNPALFWDTRDNPFNPTSGFINGVVFRDAALSLGSQVQFDKTTVQSSWFIPITRWLVFAASARGGISHRFGVTKSAVLVGETAPSSLLPPSERFYLGGRSTVRGYQQDELGIIPTKCRNNENCATITPNAAGTGVDFDGGNAMLLFNAELRIYLPDNLGLVLFNDRGNVFRATSQVDVNLLKSTVGAGIWYGTPVGPLRLDYGYKLDREANLCPSCSVVVKESRAELHFTLGFAF, encoded by the coding sequence ATGACGCTTGAAGCGCTCAGCCGGTTGACGGGGGTCCGCACCGGCATTCCCTACACCGGCCGGATGGTCCGGCAGAGCCTGGATTCGCTGTATGCCACCGGCCTCTTCACCGATGTGGCGGTCGAGGTCAGTCCGATCGAGGGCGGCGTGGCCGTCGTCTATCAATTTACGGAAAAAACATTCCTGTCCGATCTTCAAATCAAGGGGAACCGGGTCTTCTGGAAGCGCACCCTCGCGGCGGCGATGGGCCTTCAGATCGGCGAAGAATTCACACAGGAGCGATGGGAATCCGCCATCGCGAACCTCCTGAATTTTCTTCAGCGGCAGGGCTACTTTCGGGCCAAACTCGAGACCGATGTGGCTCAGGTGCCGGGAACGAACCAGATCAAGGTTACGGTAAGGGTGAGCGAAGGCAGCCGGGCCAAGATTCGGGAGACGAAATTCACCGGCCGGACGGCCTACTCCAACCTCCGGCTCTGGTCGCTCATCCGATCGAACGGCGGCGAATATTACCGCGCGGACGTTCTGGACGGCGACATGAACCGTCTCGAAACGTTGTATCGCGAGAACGGCTACCTCAAAGCGGTCATCGGTCCTCCGGAAGTCCGCTACGATGACGCCGCGGATGAGGTCGCGATTACGATTTCCATCGAGGCCGGAACGCGGCTCAAGATTCGTTTCGAGGGAAACGATCCTTTTCGGGAAAGCGATCTGATGCCCCTCCTTCTGTTTGGGGAGGAGCGCAGTTACGACGATGCCGTTTTCCGCGCCAGCGCGGACCGTTTGGCCGAGTATTATCGCGCCAACGGCTTTCCGTTTGCCAAGGTCGATTACACGCAACAGGAACTTCCGGCGGAGGGTGAGCTGGAGGGGGTCTTTAAGATCGAAACGGGAAATTTCGCCTGTCTGCGAACCGTCCTGTTCGTCGGAAATACTTTCTTCACTGCGGATGCTCTTCACGAATTCATCCAGACGCGGGCCGGCAACATATTCTTCTGCGGTCTTGTGAAGCCCGATCAACTGGATTCCGACGTTAAAATTCTCCGGGCCCGGTACCATGAACAGGGCTTCCAGGACGTCAAGATCGAGGCCCGGGTGGAATACAACGGGGCCAAGACGCTCGCCTATCTCATCTTTGCCGTCGCCGAAGGTCCCCGTACGATCATCGCGGACATTCAATTCGAGGGCTACCGGGCACTGACCCTCAAGCAGTTGCGGCAAGCGATCCACCTGCATCCGGGTCAGCCCTACGATGAAATCCCGCTGCGGAGGGATCAGGAAGAGATCCTGGTCCTGTATCACCAAAACGGCCATGTCTACGCGCAGGCGGATCCCCAGTTGAATTTTTCGGAGGACCGCACCCGCGTGACGATCCGGTACCGGATCTCGGAAGACCGGCAGCTTCGCATCGGCCGGATCTTCCTAAGCGGAAACACCTTCACCAAGGACGGGGTGATTCTCCGGGAACTCCAGGTGAAGCCGGGCGATGCGTATGATGAAAGCCGCATCCAGATCAGCCGCCGCCGGATTCAACAACTGGGCTTCCTCGGCAATGTCCGGCTCGAACCGGTCACGCCCCTCAACCCAAAATCCGAGGAAACCGTGAAGGACATGCGGTTGACCGTTCAGGAAAACCCCACCAAATCGCTCGATCTCGGTGTGGGATATGCCGATGTGGAACAGCTTCGCGGCTTTATCCAGGTGACGCATTTGAATCTTTGGGGCACCGGCCGGTCGCTGAGCCTGCGGGCGGAAGGCAGCGGAATCGAACGGACGTACTCCACCACCTACATCGAGCCCTGGCTGTTCGGTCTCCCGATGCAGGGGCGTCTGGTCGCCTACGACCAGCTCCAGGTGCGTCCGGCGTACAACCTGACCACGATCGGAAGCACGGCCGGGGTGGAAAAGAACCTGACGCCGCGGATCAAAACCAGCCTGCAGTACCAGTTTGAAGTCAACCGGTTCAAGCGCGGCGTGGAATTGTTGGATGAGGACAAACGCTCCAATATTGCCAGCCTGAACCCCGCGCTGTTCTGGGACACCCGCGACAACCCCTTCAACCCGACCTCGGGCTTCATCAACGGGGTGGTCTTCCGGGACGCCGCCTTGAGTCTGGGTTCGCAGGTTCAGTTCGATAAGACGACGGTTCAGAGCAGCTGGTTCATCCCGATCACGCGCTGGCTCGTGTTCGCGGCCTCGGCCCGGGGCGGTATTTCGCATCGCTTCGGGGTGACGAAAAGCGCGGTGCTCGTGGGCGAAACCGCGCCCTCCAGCCTGCTCCCCCCCAGCGAGCGGTTCTACCTGGGGGGTCGGAGCACCGTTCGCGGCTATCAGCAGGACGAGTTGGGCATCATTCCCACGAAATGCCGCAACAACGAGAATTGCGCGACGATCACGCCGAACGCCGCCGGAACCGGCGTCGATTTCGACGGCGGGAACGCCATGCTCCTGTTCAACGCCGAACTTCGAATCTATCTGCCGGACAATCTGGGCCTGGTGCTCTTCAACGACCGGGGAAACGTTTTCCGGGCCACGAGTCAGGTCGACGTCAACCTTCTCAAGTCCACCGTCGGCGCCGGGATCTGGTACGGCACCCCGGTGGGGCCCTTGAGGCTGGACTACGGATACAAACTGGATCGGGAGGCGAATCTCTGTCCGAGCTGCTCCGTCGTGGTGAAAGAGAGCCGGGCCGAACTGCATTTCACGCTGGGATTCGCATTTTAG
- a CDS encoding tetratricopeptide repeat protein yields the protein MNEPSPNKTGRFLIAALGLLTALFAGMIARPLLFPQPEIGPSEPDRISTAPGAGPDRDFLAYPPGHPAPHDASVKPERSQAGPVSDHDLLTVQLNDEGLAHYNREEYAEAADLFAKAYERAPENRAIQRNLALAKGGLGWKQLDGRQYPDALLNFQVAVRLASDVPDFFVGEGLAYDRLNDPDRAVETLKQAIQLDPKRPDAYKIIGKIYDQRDEIAMAIGYYEKGLELDPSDQALRQHLAQVRREEEVQGHFQQEASRAFTVKFEGREELETARRVLGDLEDAYRDVGQALSYYPEEPITVILYTERQFQDVTRTASWSRGIYDGKIRVPVGGTDPNPALLRKVLYHEYAHAVVHGLSRGADVPTWLNEGVAVYFENGSESPGEPTPVRPIRSGTPLVPLSALHGSFLQLSDAQAALAYGESYAAVKTLADRYGLFRIRQLLEDLGRKKNFTEAFADAFMVSYEAFQSDWPQAVRGANP from the coding sequence ATGAACGAACCTTCTCCCAACAAAACGGGCCGCTTCCTGATCGCGGCGCTCGGATTGCTCACGGCCCTTTTTGCGGGGATGATCGCCCGGCCGCTTCTTTTCCCGCAGCCGGAAATCGGCCCGAGCGAGCCCGACCGGATCTCGACCGCGCCGGGCGCCGGACCGGACCGGGATTTCCTGGCCTATCCCCCCGGGCATCCCGCGCCGCATGACGCCTCGGTGAAACCGGAACGATCGCAAGCCGGACCGGTCTCGGATCACGATCTTCTGACGGTCCAACTCAACGACGAAGGACTGGCTCATTACAATCGCGAAGAATACGCCGAAGCGGCCGATCTCTTTGCAAAGGCGTACGAACGGGCCCCCGAGAACCGGGCGATCCAGCGGAATCTTGCACTGGCCAAGGGAGGCCTGGGCTGGAAGCAACTCGACGGCCGGCAGTATCCGGACGCCCTTCTGAACTTCCAGGTCGCCGTCCGGCTCGCGTCGGATGTTCCGGACTTCTTCGTGGGCGAGGGACTGGCCTATGACCGGCTGAACGATCCCGACCGCGCCGTCGAAACCTTGAAACAGGCGATTCAACTGGATCCGAAACGGCCCGACGCGTATAAAATCATCGGAAAAATCTATGATCAACGGGATGAAATCGCAATGGCGATCGGTTATTATGAAAAGGGGCTCGAGCTGGATCCGTCCGACCAGGCCCTCCGCCAGCATCTCGCCCAGGTCCGGCGGGAAGAAGAAGTCCAGGGCCATTTCCAACAGGAGGCCTCCCGCGCCTTCACGGTCAAGTTCGAAGGGCGGGAGGAGCTGGAGACGGCCCGGCGGGTTCTTGGCGATCTGGAAGACGCTTACCGCGACGTCGGACAGGCCCTGTCGTATTATCCCGAGGAACCCATCACGGTCATTCTTTATACCGAACGGCAGTTCCAGGACGTGACGCGCACCGCTTCCTGGTCGAGAGGAATTTACGACGGAAAAATCCGCGTGCCGGTGGGAGGAACCGATCCGAATCCGGCTTTGCTCCGGAAAGTCCTGTATCATGAATACGCCCACGCCGTCGTCCACGGACTGAGCCGCGGCGCGGACGTGCCGACCTGGCTGAACGAAGGCGTGGCGGTCTACTTCGAAAACGGGAGCGAATCCCCTGGCGAACCGACGCCGGTCCGGCCGATCCGGTCCGGGACGCCCCTCGTCCCGCTCTCCGCGCTGCACGGGAGCTTCCTGCAGCTCTCCGACGCCCAGGCCGCGCTGGCTTACGGCGAGAGCTACGCGGCCGTCAAGACGCTGGCGGACCGATACGGACTGTTCCGCATCCGGCAGCTCTTGGAAGACCTCGGCCGGAAGAAAAATTTCACCGAGGCCTTCGCGGACGCGTTTATGGTTTCCTACGAGGCGTTTCAGTCGGACTGGCCGCAAGCGGTCCGGGGAGCCAATCCATAA
- a CDS encoding DUF4390 domain-containing protein, with the protein MTGRNRKTRRIVSAVLAAVLILLPWVAPPARAGDERIAGLTASVIDNGTVSVTADLIRWYNQNLRDDLNNGIPKDLYYYLLLKKRQPGWFDEEMVSKTIKHTIKYDVLKKQYSITTRADEKTTQKTVESFDEMAQLISRIDHVKIATSVLLNPRHTYYVSVKAEMRATNVPFYLEYILFFIPALELDTPWADSAPFYSPGRAP; encoded by the coding sequence ATGACCGGACGGAATCGCAAGACGAGGCGGATCGTTTCAGCCGTCCTGGCCGCCGTGCTTATCCTCCTCCCCTGGGTCGCTCCCCCGGCCAGGGCCGGAGACGAGCGCATCGCCGGGCTGACCGCAAGCGTAATCGACAACGGCACGGTGAGCGTGACGGCCGATCTGATCCGGTGGTACAACCAGAACCTGCGGGACGACCTCAACAACGGCATTCCGAAGGACCTGTATTATTATCTTCTCCTGAAAAAGCGCCAGCCGGGCTGGTTCGACGAGGAGATGGTTTCGAAAACGATCAAGCACACCATCAAATACGACGTCTTAAAAAAGCAGTACTCGATCACGACCCGGGCGGACGAGAAAACCACCCAGAAGACGGTTGAATCGTTTGACGAAATGGCCCAATTGATCTCCCGGATCGATCATGTTAAAATAGCCACGTCGGTGCTCTTGAACCCGCGACATACCTATTACGTCAGCGTCAAAGCCGAGATGCGCGCGACGAATGTCCCGTTCTACCTCGAGTACATTCTCTTCTTCATCCCCGCGCTGGAACTGGATACCCCCTGGGCGGATTCGGCGCCCTTTTATTCGCCGGGGAGAGCGCCGTAG
- a CDS encoding ATP-binding protein, translated as MTPESQASDTSLDEERKRTHARPVWITLGFLILTGTLTVLYFREIETPSFFPGNVLVLTLLELNLILLVLLGLLLSRNLVKHYFERRRKTLGAGFRGKLIAAFVGFASIPTILLLIVASGLLTSSIENWFSIQVERPLDSALQTAQLYYQQQEETARFYSRIVARQIEEGSLLEPARRSDLLERLKTRRSEYRLQGLEFYPAQPGARPLRILDPSIPDRAFLPPSTDALKKALGGQETVEKPTTDVGNLIRAMVPLRAPSESPDAGEVVGVLVADALIPQGLASKMDEITKSFEDYKQLKAFKNPIKESYILSFVVITLVILFSATWFGFYLAKSITVPLQKLAEGTEAIARGNLEFKINVRARDELGLVVQSFNKMTKDLRVSKTQLEEANESLRRSNAEMDRRRAYIETVLENISTGVISLDREGRITTINPSAEKIFRTDGHEIIGKLARDAFQALNLIPLLQLLEEMESRRMDGIERELHLAVNGKPLTLGVSIARMKDDQGLNVGLVIVAEDLSELITAQKAVAWQEVAQRIAHEIKNPLTPIQLSAQRMRKKYFEQSPDFRAIVDESTATIINEVAGLKHLVDEFSNFARLPAPMPSSNDLHSVLQEVVLLYRSAHRDLEFVISYDPAVPLLNIDREQLKRVFVNLFENAVEAMANRGRIWITTRFDRPRQKVAVVIEDEGAGIQAEDMDKLFLPHFSRKKTGSGLGLAIVHRIINDHNGQIRIANREPKGTTVVIELPTGEAAAV; from the coding sequence GTGACACCCGAATCACAAGCATCAGACACGTCGTTGGATGAAGAGAGGAAGCGCACCCATGCGCGGCCGGTCTGGATCACGCTCGGATTTCTGATTCTGACCGGAACCCTGACGGTGCTTTACTTCCGCGAAATCGAGACGCCTTCCTTCTTTCCGGGCAACGTCCTCGTCCTGACCCTGCTCGAACTGAACCTGATCCTCCTGGTTCTGTTGGGACTGCTGTTGTCCCGGAACCTGGTCAAACATTATTTCGAACGCCGGAGGAAAACCCTCGGCGCGGGCTTCCGCGGAAAATTAATCGCGGCCTTCGTCGGCTTCGCATCGATCCCCACCATCCTGCTTCTGATCGTCGCGAGCGGTTTGCTGACGAGCAGCATCGAGAACTGGTTTTCGATCCAGGTCGAGCGGCCGCTGGACAGCGCGCTCCAGACCGCGCAGCTCTACTATCAGCAGCAGGAGGAGACGGCGCGGTTTTACTCGAGGATCGTCGCCCGCCAGATCGAGGAGGGATCGCTCCTGGAGCCGGCGAGGCGCTCCGACTTGCTGGAGCGGCTGAAGACCCGACGGTCGGAATACCGCCTCCAGGGACTGGAGTTTTATCCCGCCCAGCCCGGCGCCCGGCCGCTCCGGATTCTGGACCCCTCCATCCCGGACCGGGCTTTCCTCCCCCCGTCAACGGACGCGCTCAAGAAGGCGCTGGGAGGACAGGAAACCGTGGAGAAGCCGACGACCGACGTCGGCAATCTGATCCGGGCGATGGTCCCCCTCCGGGCCCCGTCGGAGAGTCCGGACGCAGGAGAAGTCGTCGGCGTTCTGGTGGCCGACGCCCTGATCCCGCAGGGGCTGGCCTCCAAGATGGACGAGATCACGAAATCGTTCGAGGACTATAAACAGCTCAAGGCCTTCAAAAACCCGATCAAGGAGAGTTACATCCTGTCGTTCGTCGTCATCACCCTCGTCATCCTGTTTTCGGCCACCTGGTTCGGGTTCTATCTGGCCAAAAGCATCACCGTCCCCCTGCAGAAGCTGGCCGAAGGAACCGAGGCGATCGCCCGGGGAAATCTGGAATTCAAGATCAACGTCCGCGCGCGGGACGAGTTGGGACTCGTCGTTCAGTCGTTCAACAAGATGACGAAGGATCTCCGGGTCAGCAAGACGCAGTTGGAAGAGGCGAACGAATCGCTGCGTCGGTCCAACGCCGAGATGGACCGGCGCCGGGCCTACATTGAAACCGTTCTTGAAAACATCTCGACCGGCGTGATCTCGCTCGACCGGGAAGGACGGATCACCACGATCAACCCCTCGGCCGAGAAGATCTTCCGGACCGACGGCCACGAGATCATCGGCAAGCTGGCACGGGACGCTTTTCAGGCCCTCAATCTGATTCCGCTCCTTCAACTTTTGGAAGAGATGGAAAGCCGGCGGATGGACGGGATCGAACGGGAACTGCATTTGGCCGTGAACGGGAAGCCGCTCACGCTCGGCGTGAGCATCGCCCGGATGAAGGACGACCAGGGTCTGAACGTCGGACTGGTGATCGTGGCGGAAGACCTGTCCGAGTTGATCACGGCCCAGAAGGCGGTGGCCTGGCAGGAAGTGGCCCAACGTATCGCCCACGAGATCAAAAACCCCCTGACGCCGATCCAGCTCTCGGCCCAGCGGATGCGCAAGAAATATTTCGAGCAGTCGCCCGATTTCCGGGCCATCGTCGACGAATCGACCGCCACGATCATCAACGAGGTGGCGGGCCTCAAACACCTGGTCGACGAATTTTCCAACTTCGCGCGGCTTCCGGCCCCGATGCCGTCGTCGAACGACCTCCATTCGGTCCTCCAGGAGGTGGTCCTGCTTTACCGCTCGGCGCACCGGGATCTCGAGTTCGTCATCTCGTACGACCCCGCGGTGCCTCTCTTGAATATCGACCGCGAGCAGCTTAAACGGGTCTTCGTCAACCTCTTCGAGAACGCGGTCGAGGCCATGGCCAACCGCGGGCGGATCTGGATCACGACCCGGTTCGACCGTCCGCGCCAAAAAGTCGCGGTGGTGATCGAGGACGAGGGCGCCGGAATCCAGGCGGAGGACATGGACAAGTTGTTTCTGCCCCATTTCTCGCGGAAGAAAACCGGGAGCGGACTGGGACTGGCCATCGTCCACCGTATCATCAACGACCACAACGGCCAGATCCGAATCGCCAACCGGGAGCCGAAGGGAACCACCGTCGTCATCGAACTGCCCACCGGCGAAGCGGCGGCGGTCTAG